CTTTCGCGATAGCTAAACCAAGACCTGTTCCACCCATTTGTCTTGAACGAGCCTTATCGACACGATAAAAACGTTCAAAAATCTTCTCTACATTTTCTTTCGGAATTCCCATTCCTTGGTCGCTCACACTAATTTCTAACAGTTCCCCACGATCGCGCAAACGATACGTTACCGCTCCACCTTCTGGAGAATACTTTAATGCATTAGAAATAATGTTATATAAAACTTGTGTAATTTTATCTGCATCCATGTCAATAAATCGAGGTTTTTTAGAGAAAGAACGTTTAAAGCTTACATTTTGTTCCTTAGACATTTCAAAACGATCGATAATATTGTTAAAGAAATCAGTAAAGTCTACCCACTCTTTCATTAAACGATGTTCTGTACTATCTAATTTAGATAATTGTAACAATGCATTTACAAGTCTGATCATTCTTTCTGTCTCTTCTTGTGTAACTGTTAAAAATTGTGGTGCAATATTTGGATCTTGCCATGCACCATCAGTAAGTGCTTCTAAATAACTGCGCATCGTTGTTAATGGTGTTCGTAATTCATGAGATACATTCGCCACAAACTCACGACGTTCACGGTCTATACGCTCTTGTTCCGTTACATCATATAGTACGGCAATTAAACCATTTGCTTTTCCAGTTTCCTTTTGAATAACCGAGAAACTCGCACGCAAAATATATGGTTCATTTCTTGTACTAAAATCTAATAAAACTGAATCTGGTTCTTCATATAAATGATCGAGTGTAAATTCTTCTTGTATTCCTAATACTTCTAAGACAGATTGATCAAGCGCTGTTTCACGAGAAACATTTAACATCTTTTCAGCAGGATCGTTTAATAAAATAATATCCCCTTTTCGATCTGTAGCAATTACACCATCCGTCATATGTGATAAAACTGAAGATAATTTACGTCTCTCACTCTCCGTAGAAGAACGTGCTTGTTGTAATTTTTTTGATAAATTATTAAAGGATAATGCTAATTGTCCAATTTCATCATGACTATGAACCTTTACTTTTCGAGAATAATTTCCTTTGGCCATCTCAATTGCTTGTCTTCGCATATCAGATATTGGTCTTGTAATTGTTTGTGCTAATAAAATTCCAAGAACTGCCGTAACTAATAAGGCAATTACTGTACCAGTCGCAAAAATTTGGTTTATATCCTTCATTTGTTTATAAACATCTTCCATAGATGCAACAATACGAATGACACCAAGTAATTTTCCCTTATCGTCTTCAATAGGAGTAATCATAACTTGAACACGATGACCTGTATTTCCATCTTTTTCAATTTTAGATTCCGGCTTTTTTTGCACCATTACCCTTTGTACAGCTATATCTGCCGATGTCCTACCTACCTTACTCTGTTTTGAAGGGGCATCATCTGAAATTGCTACTAGCTTTCTATTCGAATCAATAACACTTACTTCTTGAATATCTTTTTTACGATCTAATGCAAATTTTTGAATTGAATTTTTAATAGCATCGTCCACTGATTCTGTTTTGTCACGCTCTTTTGCAAACTCTTGCTTCAAATTATAAGAAAGTAAATTTGTTTGCTGCGTTAAAGAATCCTTGAAACTTTGTATAAGGCTTTTCTCCAGCTCGCGTACAAAATATACACCAATAACTTGCATTGCAATTAATATTAAAAGCATATATATGAGCACAAATTTTAAATGAATGGATTGAAAAAAACCAACTTTCTTCATATACTATTCCTGCTCTGGGTCACGCAAGTAATATCCTACCCCACGTCTTGTTACAATTAAAGTAGGATGACTTGGATTATCTTCAATTTTTTCACGCAAACGACGTACTGTTACATCGACTGTACGCACATCTCCAAAATAATCGTAACCCCAAACTGTCTGTAATAAATGCTCTCGTGTCATAACTTGTCCTAAATGCTTCGCTAAATAATGTAACAATTCAAATTCACGATGTGTGAGTTCAATACTTTCTTCTCGCTTCGTCACACTATATGCATTTGGATTAATAACAATTGGCCCAATAACCATTTCAGTATTCTCTTCTTTTTCTGCTGCACCACCTTGTTGATGGCGACGTAAATTAGCTTTCACACGAGCCAGTAATTCTCTTGTACTAAATGGCTTTGTTACATAATCATCTGCCCCAAGCTCAAGCCCTAATACTTTATCAATTTCTGAATCTTTTGCCGTAAGCATAATGATTGGCATTTCTGAGCTTTTACGTATTTCACGGCAAACCTCAAGTCCATCTTTTCCAGGTAGCATAATATCTAATAAAACCATGTCTGGCTGTTCTTCATTTGCTTTTTCGATAGCTTCATCACCATCGTGTGCCATTACAATTTCAAAACCTTCTTTTTCTAGATTAAATTTTAAAATATCTGCAATCGGTTTTTCGTCATCAACTACTAAAATTTTCTTTCCCATCATCGTCTATTTCCTCCTCATAAAAATATGGTCAATGATTCTTAAATATATTGATGTTTCTATAGTATATCCCTATATGACAGCAATCTTTATTTAAGTATTTTCTCCTCTATTCTCATAGATTCATGTATAATCCACTTTTACACGGAATCCTATACGATCTACAGAAAAACCTCTAGCTTCAACTGCTAGAGGCTCCTTATTCTATTGTAAAATAACTACCCACATTTGTAAAACTACACAAAATAAAAAGGATATTAAGTGGGCCCACTTAATATCCTGAGAGTGGCTCGGGACGGAATCGAACCGCCGACACGAGGATTTTCAGTCCTCTGCTCTACCGACTGAGCTACCGAGCCAAAACATATATATAAAACCACTAATGGTGGTATAAACAAAAGTGGCGGTCCCGACCGGGGTCGAACCGGCGATCTCCTGCGTGACAGGCAGGCATGTTAACCACTACACCACGGGACCAAAAATAAAAAAAAGACATGACCCGTACGGGATTCGAACCCGTGTTACCGCCGTGAAAG
The DNA window shown above is from Bacillus clarus and carries:
- the walK gene encoding cell wall metabolism sensor histidine kinase WalK, with translation MKKVGFFQSIHLKFVLIYMLLILIAMQVIGVYFVRELEKSLIQSFKDSLTQQTNLLSYNLKQEFAKERDKTESVDDAIKNSIQKFALDRKKDIQEVSVIDSNRKLVAISDDAPSKQSKVGRTSADIAVQRVMVQKKPESKIEKDGNTGHRVQVMITPIEDDKGKLLGVIRIVASMEDVYKQMKDINQIFATGTVIALLVTAVLGILLAQTITRPISDMRRQAIEMAKGNYSRKVKVHSHDEIGQLALSFNNLSKKLQQARSSTESERRKLSSVLSHMTDGVIATDRKGDIILLNDPAEKMLNVSRETALDQSVLEVLGIQEEFTLDHLYEEPDSVLLDFSTRNEPYILRASFSVIQKETGKANGLIAVLYDVTEQERIDRERREFVANVSHELRTPLTTMRSYLEALTDGAWQDPNIAPQFLTVTQEETERMIRLVNALLQLSKLDSTEHRLMKEWVDFTDFFNNIIDRFEMSKEQNVSFKRSFSKKPRFIDMDADKITQVLYNIISNALKYSPEGGAVTYRLRDRGELLEISVSDQGMGIPKENVEKIFERFYRVDKARSRQMGGTGLGLAIAKEMIEAHGGSIWAKSEEGKGTTIYFTLPMAKEEEDDWE
- the walR gene encoding cell wall metabolism DNA-binding response regulator WalR; this encodes MMGKKILVVDDEKPIADILKFNLEKEGFEIVMAHDGDEAIEKANEEQPDMVLLDIMLPGKDGLEVCREIRKSSEMPIIMLTAKDSEIDKVLGLELGADDYVTKPFSTRELLARVKANLRRHQQGGAAEKEENTEMVIGPIVINPNAYSVTKREESIELTHREFELLHYLAKHLGQVMTREHLLQTVWGYDYFGDVRTVDVTVRRLREKIEDNPSHPTLIVTRRGVGYYLRDPEQE